The DNA window TGGCGGCATTGCTATAGTGCGGCTTCCTTCGCTCGCTCCCCGGCGCCCCCCGCATGGACCGCGTGTTGCTGAAGCTCGACGACCCAGCGCCGATCTGCCGGCTCCGCTACGAAACCGGCGCGGCCTTGCTGGTGGAGGCCTTGCGCGGCGACGGCATGCCGCTGGCCCGGGTCCGCTTCCGCGAGTGCCTGACGGTACGAGTGCACAACGAGCGGCCGCGGCTCACCGCAGTCGGACGCGAGGTGCCGACTGACTTCCTGCTGATGGAGTTCACCGGCGCCACCGAGCTCAAGGACGACGTCGGCGGCTGTTACACCCGCGACCAGGGCGAGCCCCGGCATTTCTATCTGAGCGCCGGCGACGAGACCATCGATCTGATCGCGTTCGCGGAGCCGGAGGTGCTGCGCTAGGCGGATCGGCACCGGCGCAGCTCCGCAACCGCACCAAGCGCCGGCGCGCACGCCCTGCGCCTGCGGCCGCGGCCGGGCCCTCCCGCAAAGGCGCATCGGTGCGAAAACCGCACGGATGCTGTTCGCGCGCAGGGCTGATGCGGGCGGGGCGCGGGCCGGATCATGGCGCCTCCCAACGGCAACAGGCACTCCGCAATGCGACTGACGTCCCTGCTCGGCATCGCCACCCTTGGCATCGCCGCTCTCGGCCCCTCGATAACCGCGCCGCCGAGGCGCACCCCACCATCCGCGCCATGGCCGGCGCGGCACCCGTCGCCGAGTTGAAGGCCAGCCAGACCGTCTTGCTGGTCATCGATTTCCAGAACGAATACTTCGCCGGCGGGCGCATGCCGATTCCCGACGGCGAGGCCGCGCTGCGCCAGACCCAGCGCCTGCTCGATTTCGCCGACCGTCATCGCATCCGCGTCGTCCACGTTCAGCACGTGCTGCCGGCCGACGCGCCGCTGTTCGCCGAAGGCGGCGAAATGGTGAAGTTCCATCCGGCGATGCGACCGCGAAAGGACGAAGCGGTGGTGAAAAAAGACGCGGTCAGCGTGTTCGCCGGCGCCTCCGCTGCGGCCGTCGAGAAGATCCTGCGCG is part of the Lysobacter firmicutimachus genome and encodes:
- a CDS encoding cysteine hydrolase family protein, with translation MAGAAPVAELKASQTVLLVIDFQNEYFAGGRMPIPDGEAALRQTQRLLDFADRHRIRVVHVQHVLPADAPLFAEGGEMVKFHPAMRPRKDEAVVKKDAVSVFAGASAAAVEKILRDAGADTLILAGLQTHACIAGAARDAAARGYRVVVASDATATRDLDLRDGARIGNAQLHASALAEIEDAFGDVMHTARILSLPVR